The sequence TCCTAATTCCTGTCAATCCTgtactcaaagaaaaattcttagtttgggagggggTGTTGATTTGTGTCGATCGTGGCCCTAGCCTTGTCACTTGAATGCTTTGAGCTTCTTTGGTTGCGGAGATCTGCGTCATGGTAGGTGGAAAAATACGTAAaactttgaaagaaagaaaaatatggtATTTTAGAAATCggatatgcatgtatatatactacGTATAAATGCAATAAAACTCTATCATTTTTTAGATTATGACACATTCCGAAACGCATTGAGCTTTTCCATTCTGATGCCTGCATCCAAACGGTGTCTTTGCATAGTCTGTTCCTCTGACGACGCTTCTTCATATTCAAGCCAAGTGTCCCGATGTCTTTGACGATGAGACCGATCCTAATCTATagttacattacaaataaaagGTTTCCTAAGGGGTATGACCGAACCTTttaggttgcctacgtatcccaaatAGGAATCAGGTCTGTACGTAGTTCGAGGGtacaaatgaaaagaaaatgatatgTAATGTGATGTGACCGAGccgactgcctacgtatccaaaTGGAATCAGGTCGTAACGTAGTTCAGTTACAATAGAAAAGGTAAAATAATGCAATGACCTACGTATCCAAACGGAATCAGGTCATAACGTAGTTCAATTACaatagaaaagaagattaataaAGGGACCGAATCCGGTAgggattgcctacgtatcccacctaGGGAAATCGAGTCGAATCGTAGTTCCAGTTACATGAAGATAatgtttttgggattttctATTACAAGAGACCGGACCCGAtgtgggttgcctacgtatcccaccgcGGGAAGTCAGGTTAGCGTAGTTCTGTTACAATAGAAATGCAAATTACAACGGAAAAGAAAAAGCTAGCTTGGATGTCTTCAGATGTAGTACTTCTTGATCGAGTCTGAGTTGATGGGCTTCGTGCTCACTCTTACCATCCATTTCTCGCCAAAATCAATGCTCCTCCGAAAGCACTCGATGAACCACGTATGGACCTTGCCAATTTggtgcgaatttccctttagcTTCATCACGGTGAGGAAATATTCGCTTTAAAACCACTCGCCCGGTTCGAATTTCCTAGGCCTTACTTTCTTGTTAAATGCCTTGGACATCCCTATTCGATAAAGTTCGCCCGTGACGACACGGCGTCCATCCTTTTCTCATCAATGAGCATCAGCTGTTCGTGTCTACTACGTATCCATTCTGCATCGTCCAAACCAACATCTTGGATAATCCTTAGAGAAGGTATCTCTACTTCTGCAGGTATCACAGCTTCGGAGCCATAGACCAGCATATAGGGAGTTGCTCCTGTGGATGTTCTAGCAGTGGTACGGTAACCAAGCAAAGCATATGGCAACTTCTCATGCCATTGCCTGTGACTGTCTGTTATCTTCCTCAAGatcttcttgatgttcttatttGCTGCCTCGACTGCTCCATTCATCTGTGGTCGATAAGCTGTGGAATTTCGGTGGGCAATCCTAAACTTTTCACAAGTCTCTCTCATAAGATCGCTGTTGAGATTGGTCGCATTATACGTGATAATTGACTCTGGAATCCCAAATCGGCAAACTATATTGTTGCGAACAAAATCTGCTACCACCTTCTTTGTTACTGCCTTATACGTTGAAGCTTCGACCCATTTAGTGAAATAATCGATGGCCACCAAGATGAAGCGATGTCCATTTGATGCAGGGGGTTCGATAGGTCCAATcacatccatgccccaagcgGCGAACGGCCAAGGGGAGCCCATTACATTGAGCTCATTTGGGGGAACTCGAA comes from Lycium ferocissimum isolate CSIRO_LF1 unplaced genomic scaffold, AGI_CSIRO_Lferr_CH_V1 ctg243, whole genome shotgun sequence and encodes:
- the LOC132043420 gene encoding uncharacterized protein LOC132043420; its protein translation is MERDSIRYVQKCYQCQVHGDFIRVPPNELNVMGSPWPFAAWGMDVIGPIEPPASNGHRFILVAIDYFTKWVEASTYKAVTKKVVADFVRNNIVCRFGIPESIITYNATNLNSDLMRETCEKFRIAHRNSTAYRPQMNGAVEAANKNIKKILRKITDSHRQWHEKLPYALLGYRTTARTSTGATPYMLVYGSEAVIPAEVEIPSLRIIQDVGLDDAEWIRSRHEQLMLIDEKRMDAVSSRANFIE